CCTTACGTCGTAACGGCGACATTTTCGGTGAGATGAGCCTGATCACAGGAAATCCTTCCAGTGCCCATGTAGAAACCAATGAAGACAGCGATGTGATTGCGATTTCGGCAGAAGTTCTCAAACAGGTTTCTCCAGAAGATGAAACACTGATTGAGGACTCACAGGTAGAGATTCGTCTGATTCTGCATGAGTGGTTTTCCAGAATTCTCTCAGAAAAACTGTTTTTAACCTCGGAAAAGGCTAAACTGTATGAAGGTTTGAGCCAGCGAATGAAAAAAGACCTGGATAATGCCAAAAAAGTCCAGGAAGAAGTGTTTTATTCCAACCTGCAAAACATACCCGGATTCCAGTTGCATTTGAAATCAGAATTTGCCAGTGAACTTGGCGGTGATCTGTTCGGTATTTTTCATGTAAAAAAACAGCTTTATGGAATTTTATTGGGAGATGTGACAGGCCATGGAACTGCATCAGCACTGCTGGCCCTGAGTACCTGGAATGTCTTTCATGATGAAGCCCTTCATGTGGAACACCCTCTGAAAACCATCACAGCCGTCAACGCCTCCAGCCTTAAATACATGCCCGACAATTATTTCATCACCGCGTTTTATGGCGTGTATGATTCCTCCAGTCATCAATTGAGATATGTGAACGCGGGCCATCATCCCGGCATTTTAATCCGGAATGAGACGATCACCACTATTCCGGTAGCCAAGGGTTTGCCGTTGGGAGTATTTCCCTCTGAAATGTGTAATTATCATGAGTTTTCACTTCAGTTGCAGTCGGGAGACC
The sequence above is a segment of the SAR324 cluster bacterium genome. Coding sequences within it:
- a CDS encoding SpoIIE family protein phosphatase yields the protein MDIGEKLYPHIFDQLRQSRYTKHISDKSLEKLLIYSDFRCYMKNRVIIHQGEINHHLFVLVSGAITVKVDGNFIYTLRRNGDIFGEMSLITGNPSSAHVETNEDSDVIAISAEVLKQVSPEDETLIEDSQVEIRLILHEWFSRILSEKLFLTSEKAKLYEGLSQRMKKDLDNAKKVQEEVFYSNLQNIPGFQLHLKSEFASELGGDLFGIFHVKKQLYGILLGDVTGHGTASALLALSTWNVFHDEALHVEHPLKTITAVNASSLKYMPDNYFITAFYGVYDSSSHQLRYVNAGHHPGILIRNETITTIPVAKGLPLGVFPSEMCNYHEFSLQLQSGDRLVLCTDGVFEYMQSKNVNGYNKLISILEEHQHLPSETLKDFLYEYGKKLLSDKQYEDDFTLMIFDVA